GGGGGATGGCAAAAAAGTAACGAATATTTTGTAAATCGGAGGGGGTGAGGTCGCAATGAGCACTCCTCACTGTAGTCGAAGCCCGCAAAGGCTACGAGGAAGACTCCATTAGGAAAACAAAGAGTGAAATGAATGAAACAAAATCTTTACAAATGGATCAAACGAACGAGCCCCTAGCAAAAACAAGGAAAGATGCCAAAACAGATCAAACTAGTAAAATTTTGCGTGAAAACAGTAAAGTTACCATACAAGAAAAGATCAAGTCGAAAAAGTGAATGCAAGAACAGTGAAGAGCAACAAAACAAACATGCAATTGAAAGGGAGATCGTACCTAATGACAAGTGGGGGACCCTTTGGGTGAAGATGAGAAAAGAATGAAGGGGGCCTGACCTTTATAAAGAGAGGGCGGCACGAATCCTCGAGGAAGCAGGAATCTAAAAAATTCTCGTCTGCAGAAAAATGATTGCATCTCTAGAGAGAAAGGACACAGAGAATTATGTACGTATAGAAAATCACTACACGTGCATGGCAGTGGCGCCAATATCGATAATATGCAACTTTTCAAGGACAGATGGCGCCTCGAAAGCACAACGTCACCTCAGAAATAGCGTCAGACTGACACCCCATAAATGAGAACATTTCATTTAAGTGACTTCCCAAGGTACAACACATTTAAACATGCATTTATCACATTTCTACAGGATAGACGACGTCTTGAAAGGACGGTGACGACGCCTCGGAAAAAGGGTTAGATTGAAACCCCTAATAAATAAGGACATCTCACTAGGCCCAACTGACGAGTACAACTCGTGAGGCCAATGACAACCTAgtaaatgagcacgactcattaggcaaaacagGCCCAATTGACGAgtacgactcgtgaggccaaagACAGCCTAgtaaatgagcacgactcattaggtgaaataggccaaactgacgagtacgactcgtgaggccaaagATAGCCCAGcgaatgagcacgactcattaggcaaaacagGCCCAAATGAAGAGCACCTCTCTAGAGGCCAACAACAAGTAAGCCAAAAAGCAGCTCGGAATAGCAGCTCGGGAAAAATGCTCCACGGAGCAGCTCAGAATATCGGCTCGGCAAAGCCTGCCCAGCTCGGAACAGCTCGGTAAAAGCCCTCCACGAAGCAACTCGGAATAGCACTCGAAAAAAGTATGCTCCACGGAGCAGGTCGAAATATCAGCTCGGCAAATTTTGCCCAGCTCAGAATAGATCGGTAAAAGTCCTCCACGAAGCAGCTCGGAATTGCACCTCAGGAAAAATGCTCCACGGAGCAAGTCAGAATATCAGCTCGGAACATCAGCTTGGCAAATTCTGCCCAACATGGAACAGATCGGAAAAAGTCCTCCACAAAGCAGCTTGGAATAGCAGCTTGGGAAAAATGCTCCACGAAGCAGCTCAGAACATTGGCTCAGTAAAGCCTGTCCAGCTCGGGACAGTTCGGTAAAAGTCCCCTACGAAGCAGCTTAGAATATCAGTTCGGTAAAAATACCCCACGGAGCAGCTCGGAATATCAGCTCGAAACATCAGCTTGGCGAATTCTGCCCAACTCGGAACAAATCGATAAAAGTCCTCCATGAAGCAGCTTGGAATAGCAGCTTGGGAAAAATGCTCCACGGAGCAGCTTGGAAGATCGGCTCGGCAAAGCCTGCCCAGCTTGGTAAAAGTCCCCCACGAAGCAGCTCGGAATATCAGTTCAGTAAAAATGCCCCATAGAGCAACTCGAAGTATCAGCTCGGCAAATTCTGCCTAGCTCGAAACAGCTCGGTAAAAGTCCTCCACGAAGCAGTTTGAAATATCAACTCGGAAcaccaaaaagaagaagaagaagagggagcaTTACATATTCTGGAAGGAAAGTGCAGACACAACGATTGTTCAAAATTCcatccagaaatttgaaactgagggggggagGGACAACTGATACGCCCAACATAGCCCAGCAAATAAGAGTAGGTCAACACCTGGCCCACGCCTCCTCCGGGTCAAATATTATGATGAGCAATGAGCTCCAacctaataaagaggaggagagattcaCACCAACAATTTAAATAGCCGAGTGATGGGCGCAAGCACTTTATGACTTGGGAGTGATTCACGCCCCCGCACAATAAAGATGAATCAACCATGGGTCAACTCGAGcacctataagaagggatctTGGGAAGAGGttaaggtaagtcattcaacctaTTCTACCGTTGCATTTAGCCTCTTTAGAGCatccctcttacttaggcatcggagtgattcCCCGGAGTATATCTCGGGTCTTCCAAACCTTTCTATTTTTTATCCTTTTTAGGTTACCGGAGATCTGGGAGCACCCCTATTGGTCGTCACCGATTTTTCCCCTTAACAATataattgtgaatatttgattgtatacaattgtgaatattttgaataagtatgGGAACAATATGTGGGGTTTGTGGGTAAATATATAAACTCACATATCCTTCGAGTCATCACATTGCCCTATGCTAAGACCTTAGCTTAATTAGAGGAGGGCGATATTCGGCAAAGCAAAAGGGGTTTTACTTCCATCTTCTTTACTCTACTCTGGAATGTTGCTTGAATAATCCACCCTTCTCGAGGAGGCTCCAATGCCTGCCTTGCAAATTCAGTATTTACTAATTTGTTTTTTTGATTTTGACTGCGCTATCCGCTAACTAGCCACCCACTCCTTCCATTTTCTCGCTAACACCTAACACGGACGGTCGTCCATCCAACCACTCGCATTGGCATTCTCCACTGCAGCTCCTTTTCCtgaactaaaatttaaaataaaatccaTTAATTCCATCTGGGCCGATGCCCATCCGACTTGGAGGAGAGGCCAGGGGAAAAGCGCCACTCGTGTCCTCATCGGAACCtcccattttcttttctttttttttttgaaattttattttctccTGGTTGTTGTCGTCCGTCTGCCAGAAATGCAAATGAATAGAGGCAGAGCGGGAGCGCTGCCCAGTCCAGAGGACCAGAGAATTAGCTGCAAAACCCGAAAGCATGAGCGCAACCGCCGCCTCTTCAGCTACTGCTAAATGGCAATGGAAATCTTCCCCAGTAAAGATACCGCCTCCGAATTCGCATTTTTTCGACTCTAATGTTTCTCTCCCGCACAATCCCGCCACTTGGAAGAGTCGACGCGCCTCCTCCGCCGCCCTAGCTCAGAGACAGCCCTCCGCCGCCGCCGATACTGGAAAGGACAaagggaggaggaggaagaagacaGTTGCCAAGGATGGGGACGACGACGACGACGGCGACGGCAATGGCGATGACAGAGCTGAAGAGCAAGAGCAGCCGCCGCAGGAGGAGGAGGGTTCGATGATCAGGCTGGTGGACGTGAATCCCGTGGGCTTGGGGCGAAAATCGAGGCAAGTGTTTGACGAGGTGTGGCGCAAGTTCTCGGTATTGGGCCAGATTTCCAGGACCGCCCGAGCCGAGGACGAGACCGGTCTCGATGCCCTTCTAATCAGGGAAGGTCCCATGTGCGAGTTCACCGTTCCCGGGGCTCAAAACACCACCGTCCTCGTCGCCGGCGCCACCAGCCGCGTTGGCCGCATCGTTGTCCGCAAGCTCATGCTCCGTGGTTATACTGTCAAGGTTTTCCGTTTTACCTCTCTGAACACTTTCTATGTTCTCGAACCTTTTAATTGCAGTTGTATCATAATATTCCTTTTCCTCCATTGTGTTGGTGTATTCTTGTAATGACTAGGCTTTGGTGAGGAAATCGGACGAGGAAGTGGAGGAAAATCTTCCGAGGTCGGTGGAGATTGTGATTGGGGATGTGGGTGATCCCTCCTCTGTGAAGGCTGCTGTGGAAGGTTGCAACAAAATAATCTATTGTGCCACTGCTCGTTCAGCCATCACCGGCGACCTCAACCGGGTTGATTATAAAGGGGTTTACAACCTCACCAAAGCATTTCAGGTGTGCCATTTCTCCAAACGTCTCTTGATGCATAGGATCTCCATGAGTCTGCTACGGATTCCACAGTAATAGAAAATGAAGTAGAATGCCGACTCATCCAAAATCTGGGGAGTTTAAAAATGGTGCCGCAGGAAATTGCTTTAGGCTAATGTGAGGCTTTGTACAACTGCAGGACTACAACAACAAAATGGCACAACTGCGGGCAGGGAAAAGCAACAAAAGCAAGCTTTTGCTTGCAAAATTCAAATCTGCAGATTCGTTGCAAGGATGGGAAGTTCGTCAAGGTACTTACTTCCAGGATGTGGTTGCTGCTAAGTACGATGGAGGAATGAACGCTAAATTTGAGTTCACTGAGACAGGAGATGCTGTTTTCTCAGGTAAATGCAGTTGAAACAGGTAAACTAGACCAAGCAATTGCAATCTGGAATGTTCACTTTGAGCCAGCAATGTAGTCCATTAAGTCTCGATTCCTTCATCTGTTCACTatgaatttgaaaatatttcttgattTGAATCAAATATGCAAGCGCAAGTCTGGGAATGAAAGAAATATTACTTACCAAtgcttctctcttctcttctcttctctctctttctctctctctctctctctctctctctctctctcattgtttTCCCTATTTTCTATCTCAGGTTATGTTTTCACGAGAGGAGGTTATGTGGAACTGTCAAAAAAGCTTTTGCTTCCTCTAGGTTGCACTCTTGACAGGTATAAGTTCTTGTATTTACCCATTGCCCTCTTTTCTCTAAATTTGGCTGACTTAaaagtgtttttttattttaaaaaaaatgtaatataGTTTGAAGGCTTATCATGCTTTACATGATTCAATTTGCATGTTTAGGTATGAAGGTTTGGTTCTTTCTGTTGGTGGGAATGGAAGATCTTACGTTTTAATTCTTGAAACTGGTCCTTTGGCTGACACAACTCAAAGAAAAATGTATTTTGCAAGAATTAGCACAAAGGTTGGGTTTTGCAGGGTGAGGATTCTTTCTCCCTTCATATAAAAACCCAGTGCTTGTTTGGTGCTTTAATCCAGTGGTCAGACTCTTCAGTGCCTCGCAGGCTAGTATCTAACATTCTCCCATTTGAATTTTGCAGGTTAGAGTACCGTTTTCATCCTTCCGCCCTGTAAAGCCAGATGATCCACCTTTAGATCCATTCCTCGTGCATACTTTAACAATACGTTTTGAGCCAAGAAGACAGGTTTCCTTGTTATCAAAATTGATTATTGTTTTATAGCCATTTGGTATCCTTTGTTTGGATATTAACAATTCAGCATCAACAAGTATCCTAGTAAAGCATTTAATTTTGTTGTTTTTGGGGGATAATCTAATCAAGTAGGTGAAGTGATGGGATAGAAGTTGGAAGGCCGAGAAAGGCTGGCCAATTCTTACGAGCTCAGGTGCCATATGGCAGCTGAGGGAAGAATAGGATGATATAATTCTAGAGGGCAACGAGGACTTAGAGATGATGGTAGGATGAAAAAGGTCAAGGGAGTAAGACACAAGGGTACAGTAAGTGAGAGATATGAAAATTCAGAGACCTAGGTAAGGTAATTGGAGGCATTTTGTTGTACCGAAGATAGGGCATGCATTACCCAATAGGTCTGAGTAGGACAAGTACAAGGGAGCATCAATTTAGTGCCACACTTATCTTAAAGTTTCTTCAAGAAATAACTAAAGATGACATCCCTATTAGAACTTGGTAATCCATGTAGTTTGACTGACACCCTGAAGAACAACTTAGCCACATCTGATGCACTGAAGGTCTTAAAACATGGGATAAAATGTGTtattttggagaagaaatgaaCTAGTACGGGATGGAACCAGATCTTTGAGCTGTTTTACAGTGTCTATTAAAATATCCATACTGAAGTCTCTCCAAGGCTTGTGCAGCAAAGGAAGAGGCGTATAAATGCCATACTAGTTCTGTTTCCTAGATTTTTGCCTGCTTACAAGTATGACATGGGAGACTATCCTGGCTACATTCCTCAAGGAAGGCCAGTAGAATCATCTTTCAACCAATGCAATGTCCTGAATAGATAACCCTCTTGTATGAAAAAGTCAACATCAAAGAAGGCCAATAGAATCATCTTCAACCAAGGCAATGTTCTGAATAGGTAACCATCATGGACGAAAAATTAATTCTACTTTATCTTCACCACCTAAAAAATGGGCTTGGAGTTGAGACAAGCAAAAtatttgtcgcgacgtcccggagcgcgtgtgcccggggcggcgaaataaaaatcaattttaattttcaaggaaaaatatgaaatgtcggagtcgccactaaccttttagtgtggttagaacacatgattactaccccgttaggggtagaatgggtttacgttaccagaactggggtcgggagtttgattacgcgagggaaaggtacgagcaccccctacgcgcctgttcttaccaacggtacctaattaatttagaattatccctaagttaatttaaaagtctttaaaattactcctctagtaaatttattaatacacgtgcaaagtgaataaataaataaataaataagtaaataaataatacaaaaatatatgtaaaatctaaatatttacatattccctcagaactaaaggtacgtgaaacccaaaggctaataccctagcattaaaatcatagggataacgTACACGAAGATAAATAgtactataaaataaaataataagagtaaacatcataatacataatacaaaatttgaatatacctgagaaacaaaaatactaagaatatttaatattaataataataaaaagtaataacaatagtaacaataatgaaaacataatactatgaaaacattcatatactaataatatcatattaatattgcaaCGCTATactgtaataataacataaaatgaTACCACAATGacactacataaataattaaagtataataattatatactaataataatatcacataaTAATAACGCTACCTTAGcatgtgaatatgtatgtatgataataataaatgaccTATATTCTTATATATGGCAATAATAATACGTAACTCAAATATATATACgtacactaatagtaataataatatctattttaacacacacacacacacacacatatatatatatatatatatatatatacttgcataaaaatgataataataataataataataataatataaaataattccACATAtctaaaaatatacatatgtatatgtatataataataaaggTAATAATTACAGcaataataacattaataataataataagcatattttaataataacaaaCCTACCTTAATATTAGCATATAATTAATGATAAcatgtacaatatggaaataattaaagaaataaactaatcttataattaacatgtaaactatacaatttggaaacaaatcaagaaaattatgggaacaattcaaattataatctattatgcaaatatatatatgggtacaatatagaaacatgtgataattaggaaatataccaaaatctaacatggaaatacaataataatacgaaaataaatatgtaatcaaatatacaataagaAGGGTAGGTAAAAGTAACATAAATATGCACCTAAACATATGAGGTGATCACAATAATAAGATGCAAACTAtacaattaaatgataatataaatatgccaataaataattaaggcaatgacaataatacctatgcatgcaaattaaatatacaattaaaatatgcaatcaataataacacaaatataaatatataaggtcataataataataataacataaatatgcaaaaatatatagaaaataaatatgcaacataataataataatatgcaaaataaatacacaatgataatatgacaacaatattaaagtatacaataataataacaagaaaaatatgttatggatattaaacattaaaacaaacaATGTAATAGACAACAatagtattaatattttatatatataataaacataGCAAAAAAAAcacactttaaatattaaaacaaattcaaACAATAAAGAtccttcaataataataataaatgtttactacctaaaaaaaaaaataagcatcAATATTACTGAAAcgatcatattaaaaaaaaaaaaattataataatgataatgatataatttacgtgtgtgtttgtgtatgtaaaagtgtgtgtgtgtagatGGGTAGGGGAATTACAGGGGGGCTGTGTTCGGGAAGGCCAGCAGCAGTGCTGCGTGGGTGGTCTGCTGGAGACGGCGGATCTGGAGGACGGCTGGAGTTGCAGGTGAGGCCGGGGAAGAACTTCAACACGCTGGGCGAAGGGAGGCTGGAGGCTGGTGCGTGCATGACGGCAAGGTGGTACAGTGGCGAGAGAGACTCTCGAAGCTGTTGGTTTGGGGCCGCTGTGGTAGAGATGGCCGTCGGAGATGGAGATGATAACGAGCCGCGGGAATGAACAGATCTGGTCTGACGACGGAGAAGAACGGCGTGGGCGACAGTGACGTGTTGGTTTGTCGGGGTTGCAGGTTGGAGGTTACCTGCTATGGGGAACTTGTGAACGGCGATGGAGGTGCGACTCTCTTCTCTGCAGCAGTGTGGGTGTGTGTCGTGAGGCTGTAAGGGAGGTTGAGATGGATGAGAGGATTGCAGCAGGCTGGGTGTaggcaaagaagaagaagaaggtccTTGTTAGCTGTGTGTGCGCGAGGGCTGGAGGCGGAGCAAAGCAGGTGTTGCCTGAGGGAATGGCTGGAAGATGGGAACAAAGGGGAGACTGAAGATTGGAGACGCAGAGGTTggcagaaagaagaagaagaagaagaagcagcagactttttttttttttttttcctttgcttTGGTTGTGCGCTCCCCTCTTCGGCTTGGCTGTGCGCTCCCCATTTATAAAAAACAAccctaaaaattttcttttcttttcctttttcgtttttattctcttcatacttttatggtaataataataataataataataataataataataatagtgataataaaataataataataatagtgctaataataatgaaaaataataataatcatagataataaaaataatggggcaataataataataataataataataaattaaatataataataataataattataattataataataatagtggtagaataataataacaataatatttgaaaataaataataataataataataataatagtaaatatgataatagtaaaatggtaataaaataataataatgaaatttaaaaataacaaagataataaaaataaaataataattataatagtaatataataataataacaatagcaagataataaagtgataataataatattttaaaaataataataacaataataataaaaataataataatataataatgatactaataatactaataatagtaaaaataataatgataataaagtaataataataataataataataataataataataataataataataatattgggcttgggtaaaaatggggtgtctataatATTCTCCTTCAAGTGCTAAAATCCTATGATCTCAGGCACTCAAGACATTACAAATTGCCAATAGAATCATCTTCAACCAAGGCAATGTTCTGAATAGGTAACCATTATGGACGAAAATGTCAGCGTACTTTTTCTTCACCACCTGAAAAATGAGCTTGGAGTTGAGAGAAGCAGAATATTCATCCTTCAAATGGTAAAATCCTATGATCTCAGGCACTCAAGACATTACAAATGGCCTCAAATCTACTGAAGCCAACAACGACCTGGCTACCTTATTCTCAAACTTTGTTTGAGAATAAAGGCGCACTCATTAACTCAATAAGGCAAACATGCTTtagtacttttatttttttatttatataaactcAAATATCGCCGAGCAAAGCAGTCAAAATAGATTAAAAACTCCTGGGGTAAAAATAATATCTTTAATTTTAAAGGGATCCTACCACATTATAAAACTCTCGATCATACATAGGATTTAATACTATTTAGAGTTTTTGACTCAAAAAGAAGAATGCTATGAAGTTTCCCTCTTAACTCAAAGCTCCTCCTCTACTAGGCTTTATAAGCAACCTCAAAGACTGTACTAAAGTTTGGATGCCTAAGTATCTCTCCAAAAGCTTTAGCAGCTGATTGGTCAATGAAACTCCCCTTTCTTGAGACACTTATGGGAGCAATAATAGTGTCAAAACCTCTAATGGAACACCTATAAAGAGTAGCCAAGTCATAAAAGATACCAATTTGAGAAATATTCATATGCTTAGGCTACGCCTTAGTTTCTCTAATCTTATTAAAATTTGCTTACATACCCTGTATAGAAACTATGAAACCAAGAAAGGTTGCACTAAGCTGCAGAAAGTTGCACTTCTTAAGGTTACCATACAACTTAGCTTCCTTTAGTGTGATAAAAACCTTAAGAAAGATTAACTAAGTTTTCCGTTTCTTACG
This window of the Malania oleifera isolate guangnan ecotype guangnan chromosome 6, ASM2987363v1, whole genome shotgun sequence genome carries:
- the LOC131157863 gene encoding protein HIGH CHLOROPHYLL FLUORESCENCE PHENOTYPE 173, chloroplastic → MSATAASSATAKWQWKSSPVKIPPPNSHFFDSNVSLPHNPATWKSRRASSAALAQRQPSAAADTGKDKGRRRKKTVAKDGDDDDDGDGNGDDRAEEQEQPPQEEEGSMIRLVDVNPVGLGRKSRQVFDEVWRKFSVLGQISRTARAEDETGLDALLIREGPMCEFTVPGAQNTTVLVAGATSRVGRIVVRKLMLRGYTVKALVRKSDEEVEENLPRSVEIVIGDVGDPSSVKAAVEGCNKIIYCATARSAITGDLNRVDYKGVYNLTKAFQDYNNKMAQLRAGKSNKSKLLLAKFKSADSLQGWEVRQGTYFQDVVAAKYDGGMNAKFEFTETGDAVFSGYVFTRGGYVELSKKLLLPLGCTLDRYEGLVLSVGGNGRSYVLILETGPLADTTQRKMYFARISTKVGFCRVRVPFSSFRPVKPDDPPLDPFLVHTLTIRFEPRRQRPVEGPSGTKQDVRSFKLIMEYIKALPTGQETDFILVSCTGLGIEPARREQVLKAKKAGEDALRRSGVGYTIIRPGPLKEEPGGQRALIFDQGNRISQGISCADVADICVKALHDSTARNKSFDVCYEHVAEQGKELYELVAHLPDKANNYLTPALSVLEKNT